The following are encoded together in the Kribbella sp. CA-293567 genome:
- a CDS encoding zinc-binding dehydrogenase, with amino-acid sequence MYAVRLHEFGPAENLTYEEVPDPVPVAGQVRISVEAAGVHLIDTALRAGTAGGGPVAPPVLPTIPGREVAGTVESAGPGVDESWIGKRVVVHLGQAPGGYAELAVAKVESLHEIPDHLDGAAAVATIGTGRTAAGVLEQAALDADDVVLITSAAGGMGSLFVQAARNAGAYVVGLAGGADKTKLVRDLGAQLAIDYTRTGWPGQVEDELDGREVTVVLDGVGGENGRQAFQLLGIGGRVLMFGWSGGGPIQLTTEDLMARGLSATWAIGPKLMRKLRALETAALQESIEGRWAPLLTKYPLTKAADAHRALENRETVGKVVLIPA; translated from the coding sequence ATGTACGCCGTACGACTGCACGAGTTCGGTCCCGCCGAGAATCTGACCTACGAGGAGGTGCCGGATCCGGTCCCGGTGGCCGGCCAGGTCAGGATCTCGGTCGAGGCGGCCGGTGTGCACTTGATAGACACGGCATTGCGCGCCGGCACAGCAGGCGGCGGACCGGTCGCACCGCCGGTGTTGCCGACCATCCCCGGGCGGGAGGTGGCAGGCACGGTGGAGTCGGCCGGGCCGGGCGTCGACGAGTCGTGGATCGGGAAGCGCGTCGTCGTACACCTCGGACAGGCACCAGGCGGGTACGCCGAACTGGCGGTGGCCAAGGTCGAGTCCCTGCACGAGATCCCCGACCATCTGGACGGCGCGGCCGCTGTCGCCACCATCGGCACGGGGCGTACGGCCGCCGGCGTTCTGGAGCAGGCAGCGCTGGACGCCGACGACGTCGTACTGATCACCTCAGCAGCCGGCGGCATGGGCAGCCTCTTCGTCCAGGCAGCGCGCAACGCGGGCGCCTACGTGGTTGGCCTCGCGGGTGGAGCGGACAAGACCAAGCTGGTGCGCGACCTTGGTGCACAACTGGCGATCGACTACACCAGGACGGGTTGGCCCGGGCAGGTCGAGGACGAACTCGATGGGCGGGAGGTGACCGTCGTACTGGACGGAGTGGGTGGTGAGAACGGCCGGCAGGCCTTCCAGCTGCTCGGCATCGGTGGGCGGGTGCTCATGTTCGGCTGGTCCGGCGGTGGTCCGATCCAGCTCACTACGGAGGACCTGATGGCGCGCGGCCTTAGCGCGACGTGGGCGATCGGCCCGAAGCTGATGCGCAAGCTCCGCGCCTTGGAGACCGCCGCGCTCCAGGAGTCGATCGAGGGGCGGTGGGCTCCCCTGCTGACGAAGTACCCGCTGACCAAGGCCGCCGACGCGCACCGCGCCCTCGAGAACCGCGAGACCGTCGGCAAAGTCGTGCTGATCCCCGCTTGA
- the zapE gene encoding cell division protein ZapE — protein MPIRLSERRPEVSPDRLLSECVPPPRFADVRFDTYRPNPAEPSQAEALAVLRKRGLALSEPRRKRSAWARLGGGRALPERKPGFYLDGGFGVGKTHLLASLWHESAGPKMYCTFVELTNLVGALGLRTAVEALSAYRLICIDEFELDDPGDTVLISRLLGQLVEAGVELAATSNTLPGKLGEGRFQATDFLREIQGLAGHFDVRRIDGPDYRHRGLPVAPEPWPDERVEQAAAERSGASCDHFVDLYRQLAQLHPSKYGALLDGVTTVGITDIRELSDENVALRVVVLADRMYDRDIPLIAGGVPLDRMFTAEMLKGGYRKKYLRALSRLIALANVGMDQPV, from the coding sequence ATGCCGATCCGACTCAGCGAGCGCCGGCCGGAGGTGAGCCCGGACCGGTTGCTGTCCGAGTGCGTGCCACCCCCGCGGTTCGCCGACGTCCGCTTCGACACGTACCGCCCGAATCCGGCCGAGCCGAGCCAGGCGGAAGCTCTGGCCGTACTGCGAAAGCGCGGGCTGGCGCTCTCGGAACCGCGCAGGAAGCGCTCCGCGTGGGCAAGGCTGGGCGGCGGGAGAGCGCTCCCTGAGCGCAAACCGGGGTTCTATCTCGACGGCGGCTTCGGCGTCGGCAAGACCCACCTGCTCGCCTCGCTGTGGCACGAGTCGGCCGGGCCGAAGATGTACTGCACGTTCGTGGAGCTGACCAACCTGGTCGGTGCGCTCGGTCTGCGGACCGCGGTCGAGGCGTTGTCGGCGTACCGGCTGATCTGCATCGACGAGTTCGAGCTGGACGATCCGGGCGACACCGTGCTGATCTCGCGGCTGCTCGGCCAGTTGGTCGAGGCCGGGGTCGAGCTGGCGGCGACGTCGAACACGCTGCCGGGCAAGCTGGGCGAGGGACGGTTCCAGGCGACCGACTTCCTTCGGGAGATCCAGGGGCTGGCGGGCCACTTCGACGTACGGCGGATCGACGGTCCCGACTACCGCCATCGCGGATTGCCTGTCGCGCCGGAGCCTTGGCCCGACGAGCGGGTGGAGCAGGCCGCGGCCGAGCGATCGGGTGCATCGTGCGACCACTTCGTCGATCTGTATCGCCAGTTGGCTCAGTTGCATCCGAGCAAGTACGGCGCTCTGCTCGACGGGGTGACGACGGTGGGGATCACGGACATCCGCGAACTGTCCGACGAGAACGTCGCGCTCCGGGTGGTCGTGCTCGCGGACCGGATGTACGACCGCGACATCCCGCTGATCGCCGGGGGAGTGCCGCTCGACCGGATGTTCACCGCGGAGATGCTGAAGGGCGGGTACCGGAAGAAGTACCTGCGAGCGCTCTCCCGGCTGATCGCGCTGGCGAACGTCGGGATGGACCAGCCGGTTTGA
- a CDS encoding PPK2 family polyphosphate kinase, with protein MAKNKIPKPDDVAGGRLLDQLRVPQGPVDLSNWDTRATTGFTGTKDEGKLALDALGPEVSDWQERLFAEGRKGGERSVLLVLQGMDTSGKGGVIRHGAGLMDPQGLRITSFKAPTPAEKRRGFLWRIRQALPEPGLIGIFDRSHYEDVLIARVRTLVAPPVWNRRYEQINEFEAGLAASGVTVLKCFLHISPEEQKIRLQERLDNPTKHWKYNPGDVDERQLWPDYAEAYQAALEKCNDAATPWYVIPSDRKWYRNWAVTTLLLETLKDLDPQWPAADFDVEAEKGRLAAT; from the coding sequence ATGGCGAAGAACAAGATTCCGAAGCCGGACGACGTGGCCGGCGGCAGATTGCTGGACCAGTTGCGGGTTCCGCAGGGGCCGGTCGACCTGAGCAACTGGGACACCCGGGCGACCACCGGTTTCACCGGCACCAAGGACGAGGGCAAGCTCGCGCTGGACGCGCTGGGGCCCGAGGTCTCGGACTGGCAGGAGCGGTTGTTCGCCGAAGGACGCAAGGGTGGCGAGCGCAGTGTGCTGCTGGTCCTGCAGGGAATGGACACCTCGGGCAAGGGCGGCGTCATCCGGCACGGTGCGGGGCTGATGGACCCGCAAGGCCTGCGGATCACGTCCTTCAAGGCGCCGACCCCGGCGGAGAAGCGGCGCGGCTTCCTCTGGCGGATCCGCCAGGCACTGCCCGAACCAGGCCTGATCGGTATCTTCGACCGCTCGCACTACGAGGACGTGCTGATCGCGCGGGTCCGCACGCTGGTCGCGCCGCCGGTCTGGAACCGCCGCTACGAGCAGATCAACGAGTTCGAGGCCGGGCTGGCCGCGAGCGGCGTGACCGTGCTCAAGTGCTTCCTGCACATCTCGCCGGAGGAGCAGAAAATTCGCCTCCAGGAGCGCCTCGACAACCCGACGAAGCACTGGAAGTACAACCCCGGTGACGTCGACGAGCGCCAGCTGTGGCCCGACTACGCCGAGGCGTACCAGGCGGCGCTGGAGAAGTGCAACGACGCCGCGACGCCGTGGTACGTGATTCCCAGCGACCGCAAGTGGTACCGGAACTGGGCAGTCACCACGCTGCTGCTCGAGACGCTCAAGGACCTCGACCCGCAGTGGCCGGCCGCCGACTTCGACGTGGAGGCCGAGAAAGGCCGGCTGGCCGCGACCTGA
- a CDS encoding sirohydrochlorin chelatase, with amino-acid sequence MTAPALVVLAHGSRDPRSAATVHSLVKCLREMRDDLRIEASFLDHCPPTPYQVIGKLAAEGVEEVVILPLLLSSAFHARIDIPAVLDEVRSRFPDLRIITSDVLGYDDTLLDVLDRRMRAELKDGRVRELDALVLACAGSSDAQANAAITRLARLWGQRHKLPVTAAFTTAATPSPAEAVLQWRLEGRRHVAVGSFFLAPGILPDRAESTARKAGAVAVSRPLGVSAEVARLVLLRYGVAGLDLLTLEPAPRPVLLRPELVRTA; translated from the coding sequence GTGACCGCACCAGCGCTCGTAGTCCTCGCCCACGGCAGCCGCGATCCGCGATCGGCCGCCACCGTCCACTCGCTGGTCAAGTGCCTGCGCGAGATGCGGGACGACCTGCGGATCGAAGCCTCCTTCCTCGACCACTGCCCGCCGACGCCGTACCAAGTGATCGGCAAGCTCGCCGCCGAGGGAGTCGAGGAGGTCGTGATCCTGCCGCTGCTGCTGTCCAGCGCCTTCCACGCCCGGATCGACATCCCGGCCGTGCTGGACGAGGTCCGCAGCCGGTTCCCGGACCTGCGGATCATCACCTCCGACGTCCTCGGGTACGACGACACGCTGCTCGACGTACTCGACCGCCGGATGCGCGCCGAGCTCAAGGACGGCCGGGTCCGCGAACTGGACGCGCTCGTCCTGGCCTGCGCCGGCTCGAGCGACGCTCAGGCGAACGCGGCCATCACCCGGCTCGCCAGGCTCTGGGGCCAGCGTCACAAGCTGCCGGTCACCGCTGCCTTCACCACGGCCGCCACCCCGAGTCCGGCCGAAGCCGTTCTCCAGTGGCGTCTCGAAGGCCGTCGCCACGTCGCGGTCGGCTCGTTCTTCCTGGCCCCCGGCATCCTGCCGGACCGGGCCGAATCGACCGCCCGCAAGGCCGGCGCCGTCGCCGTCTCGCGCCCGCTCGGCGTGAGCGCGGAAGTGGCCCGGCTGGTCCTCCTCCGTTACGGCGTGGCCGGTCTGGACCTGCTCACCCTGGAGCCGGCCCCTCGTCCGGTCCTGCTCCGCCCGGAGTTGGTCCGCACCGCCTGA
- a CDS encoding sulfate adenylyltransferase subunit 1 — MSTPIQRQLLRLATAGSVDDGKSTLVGRLLHDCKAILADQIAHVQHVSSSRGTGDFDFALLTDGLRAEREQGITIDVAYRYFATEKRSFILADCPGHVQYTRNTVTGASTADVVIILVDARHGVLEQTRRHLAVAGLLRVPHVVLAVNKIDLVGYDEAVFKGIAKDVSQLANQLNISDVQAIPVSALVGDNIVERSPATAWYDGPTLLDYLESATGRDDTSSRPLRFPVQYVIRPQTDDQYRDYRGYTGTVASGTVSVGDEVIVLPAGRRTSVSGIDRAVISATGTAVAERPSAVAGEAVTVRLADDLDVARGSVIVAANSSPGTRRELLATVCWLSDRPLTVGARLLIKHTTTTAQAIVTKINGALDLDTLGVIDATGLELNDIGKVQLKIAAPLAADPYSSNNITGSFLLIDAHDGWTLAAGMIDDEEGELL; from the coding sequence ATGAGCACCCCGATCCAGCGGCAACTCCTCCGGCTGGCCACCGCCGGCTCCGTCGACGACGGCAAGTCCACCCTGGTCGGGCGGCTGCTGCACGACTGCAAAGCGATCCTCGCCGACCAGATCGCGCACGTCCAGCACGTCTCCTCCAGCCGCGGCACCGGCGACTTCGACTTCGCTCTGCTCACCGACGGCCTGCGCGCCGAACGCGAACAAGGCATCACCATCGACGTCGCCTACCGGTACTTCGCCACCGAGAAGCGCTCCTTCATCCTGGCCGACTGCCCCGGCCACGTGCAGTACACCCGCAACACCGTCACCGGCGCCTCCACCGCCGACGTCGTCATCATCCTGGTCGACGCACGGCACGGAGTACTGGAACAGACCCGGCGCCACCTCGCCGTGGCCGGCCTGCTCCGGGTGCCGCACGTCGTCCTCGCGGTCAACAAGATCGACCTCGTCGGCTACGACGAAGCCGTCTTCAAAGGCATCGCCAAGGACGTCTCACAACTGGCCAACCAGCTCAACATCAGCGACGTCCAGGCCATCCCCGTCTCCGCGCTCGTCGGCGACAACATCGTGGAGCGCTCTCCAGCCACCGCCTGGTACGACGGGCCGACCCTGCTCGACTACCTGGAAAGCGCAACCGGCCGCGACGACACCTCCAGCCGGCCACTGCGCTTCCCCGTCCAATACGTCATCCGCCCCCAAACCGACGACCAGTACCGCGACTACCGCGGCTACACCGGCACCGTTGCCTCCGGCACCGTTTCTGTCGGCGACGAGGTCATTGTGCTACCGGCCGGCCGGCGTACCTCGGTCTCCGGCATCGACCGCGCCGTCATCAGCGCTACCGGTACGGCGGTCGCGGAGCGGCCCTCTGCGGTCGCCGGTGAAGCCGTCACCGTCCGGCTCGCCGACGACCTCGACGTCGCCCGCGGATCAGTCATCGTCGCCGCCAACTCCTCCCCCGGCACCCGCCGGGAACTCCTCGCCACCGTGTGCTGGCTGTCGGACCGCCCACTGACCGTGGGCGCCCGGCTGCTGATCAAGCACACCACCACCACTGCCCAGGCGATCGTCACCAAGATCAACGGTGCGCTCGATCTGGACACGCTCGGAGTCATCGACGCCACCGGGCTCGAACTGAACGACATCGGCAAGGTGCAGCTCAAGATCGCCGCACCACTGGCCGCTGACCCGTACTCCAGCAACAACATCACCGGATCATTCCTGCTGATCGACGCCCACGACGGATGGACCCTCGCGGCAGGAATGATCGACGACGAAGAAGGGGAACTGCTGTGA
- the cysD gene encoding sulfate adenylyltransferase subunit CysD: MTAAIEAPMVTELDALESESIFVFREVAAEFERPVILFSGGKDSIVMLHLARKAFAPAPVPFTLLHVDTGHNFTEVLDYRDQTVAALGLRLEVAKVEDYLADGRLRERSDGTRNQLQTIPLLDAINGHRFDAVFGGGRRDEERARAKERIYSLRDEFGQWDPRNQRPELWSLYNGKHKPGEHVRVFPLSNWTELDIWNYIAREQIPLPSIYYAHERDVFERDGMLLAVGPYSQPRTGETAEKRLVRYRTVGDMSCTGAVTSTATSAEQVVIEVAASEITERGATRADDRASEAAMEDRKREGYF; the protein is encoded by the coding sequence ATGACCGCGGCGATCGAAGCACCCATGGTGACCGAGCTGGACGCCCTGGAGAGCGAGTCGATCTTCGTTTTCCGTGAGGTGGCGGCGGAGTTCGAGCGGCCGGTGATCCTGTTCTCGGGCGGCAAGGACTCGATCGTGATGCTGCACCTGGCCCGCAAGGCGTTCGCGCCGGCGCCGGTACCGTTCACGTTGCTGCACGTCGACACCGGTCACAACTTCACCGAGGTCCTCGACTACCGCGACCAGACCGTCGCTGCTCTCGGGCTGCGGCTCGAGGTCGCGAAGGTCGAGGACTACCTGGCCGACGGCCGGCTCAGAGAGCGCTCCGACGGCACCCGCAACCAGCTCCAGACCATTCCGTTGCTCGACGCAATCAACGGGCACCGGTTCGACGCCGTCTTCGGCGGCGGCCGCCGCGACGAGGAACGCGCTCGCGCCAAGGAACGGATCTACAGCCTCCGCGACGAGTTCGGCCAGTGGGACCCGCGCAACCAGCGACCCGAACTGTGGTCGCTCTACAACGGCAAACACAAACCGGGCGAACACGTCCGGGTGTTCCCGCTGTCGAACTGGACCGAGCTGGACATCTGGAACTACATCGCCCGCGAACAGATCCCGCTGCCGAGCATCTACTACGCCCACGAACGCGACGTGTTCGAACGCGACGGCATGCTGCTTGCCGTCGGCCCCTACTCCCAACCACGCACCGGCGAAACCGCCGAGAAAAGGCTGGTCCGCTACCGGACCGTCGGCGACATGTCCTGCACCGGCGCCGTCACCTCGACCGCCACATCGGCCGAACAAGTCGTGATCGAGGTCGCCGCCAGCGAGATCACCGAACGCGGCGCCACCAGAGCCGACGACCGGGCCAGCGAGGCCGCCATGGAAGACCGCAAACGAGAGGGGTACTTCTGA
- a CDS encoding phosphoadenylyl-sulfate reductase, with protein sequence MSGLKELAEEANERLADASALEVLAWARETFGDELVVTASMADGALPHLAAEAAPGVDVLFLDTGYHFAETIGTRDAVAATLPINLINAIPKQTVAEQDAEYGKDLFAREPDKCCALRKVEPLNRVLSGYKAWVTGVRREEAPTRANTQIVEYDEKRDMVKLNPIAPWTQDDLDGYINDNGVLVNLLQYDGYPSIGCQPCTKQVAPGEDPRSGRWSGQGKIECGLHT encoded by the coding sequence ATGAGCGGTTTGAAGGAACTCGCCGAAGAGGCGAACGAACGACTGGCCGACGCGTCGGCGCTGGAGGTGCTGGCCTGGGCGCGGGAGACCTTCGGCGACGAGCTGGTGGTGACGGCGTCGATGGCCGATGGAGCGCTCCCCCACCTGGCGGCCGAGGCGGCGCCCGGTGTCGACGTCCTGTTCCTCGACACCGGCTACCACTTCGCCGAGACCATCGGGACCCGCGACGCGGTCGCCGCGACCCTGCCGATCAACCTGATCAACGCCATCCCGAAGCAGACCGTCGCCGAGCAGGACGCGGAGTACGGCAAGGACCTGTTCGCCCGCGAGCCCGACAAGTGCTGCGCGCTGCGCAAGGTCGAGCCGCTGAACCGGGTGCTGTCCGGCTACAAGGCCTGGGTCACCGGCGTACGCCGGGAAGAAGCGCCGACCCGCGCCAACACCCAGATCGTCGAGTACGACGAGAAGCGCGACATGGTGAAGCTCAACCCGATCGCCCCCTGGACCCAGGACGACCTGGACGGCTACATCAACGACAACGGCGTCCTGGTCAACCTGCTGCAGTACGACGGCTACCCGTCGATCGGCTGCCAGCCGTGCACCAAGCAGGTCGCCCCGGGCGAGGATCCCCGCAGTGGCCGCTGGTCCGGCCAGGGCAAGATCGAATGCGGGCTGCACACATGA
- a CDS encoding nitrite/sulfite reductase, with protein MTGASPRETGTTRKPARPRKGKGEGQWALGYREPLNKNEENKKNDDGLNVRARIENVYAHGGFDSIDPADLRGRFRWWGLYTQRKPGIDGGKTATLEPEELDDKFFMLRIRIEGGQLSAEQLRVIAEISSTYARDTADITDRQNIQLHWIRVEDIPAIWQKLEAVGLYTTEACGDVPRVIISSPVAGIAADEIIDPTPAIDDIVERYIGTTEFSNLPRKFKTAMTGHPSHDVVPEVNDISFVGVVHPEHGPGFDVWVGGGLSTTPMLAQRVGAWVPLDEVHLVWKGVVGIFRDYGYRRLRNRARLKYLIADWGMDKFREILESDQYLGYRLIDGPAPEIPAVQGDHVGVHQQKDGRYYVGVAPVVGRVSGSSLAKVAEVVAAHGSDRIRTTAQQKFIVLDVEESKVESLVTALADLGYQARPSAWRRNTMACTGIEFCKLAIVETKARAAELITELEERIPDLDVPITVNVNGCPNSCARIQVADIGLKGQLVLDAEGNQVPGYQVHLGGGLGLDAGFGRKLRGHKVTSTGLTDYVERVTQNYLKERSEGERFAQWVVRAEEGALQ; from the coding sequence ATGACTGGCGCCTCCCCCCGGGAAACCGGCACCACCCGCAAGCCCGCCCGCCCCCGCAAGGGCAAGGGCGAAGGCCAGTGGGCGCTCGGCTATCGCGAGCCACTGAACAAGAACGAAGAGAACAAGAAGAACGACGACGGCCTGAACGTCCGGGCCCGGATCGAGAACGTCTACGCCCACGGCGGGTTCGACTCGATCGACCCGGCCGACCTGCGCGGCCGGTTCCGCTGGTGGGGGCTCTACACGCAGCGCAAGCCCGGGATCGACGGCGGCAAGACCGCCACCCTGGAGCCCGAAGAGCTGGACGACAAGTTCTTCATGCTCCGGATCCGGATCGAGGGCGGCCAGCTCAGCGCCGAACAACTGCGGGTGATCGCCGAGATCTCCAGCACCTACGCTCGCGACACCGCCGACATCACCGACCGGCAGAACATCCAGCTGCACTGGATCCGGGTCGAGGACATCCCGGCCATCTGGCAGAAGCTGGAGGCGGTCGGGCTCTACACCACCGAGGCCTGTGGCGACGTACCGCGGGTGATCATCTCCAGCCCGGTCGCCGGGATCGCCGCGGACGAGATCATCGACCCGACCCCGGCCATCGACGACATCGTCGAGCGTTACATCGGCACCACCGAGTTCTCCAACCTGCCGCGCAAGTTCAAGACCGCGATGACCGGCCACCCGTCGCACGACGTGGTACCGGAGGTCAACGACATCAGCTTCGTCGGCGTCGTCCACCCCGAACACGGTCCGGGCTTCGACGTCTGGGTCGGCGGCGGCCTGTCCACCACGCCGATGCTGGCGCAGCGCGTCGGCGCCTGGGTCCCGCTGGACGAGGTGCACCTGGTCTGGAAGGGCGTCGTCGGGATCTTCCGCGACTACGGCTACCGCCGGCTGCGCAACCGCGCCCGGCTGAAGTACCTGATCGCCGACTGGGGCATGGACAAGTTCCGCGAGATCCTGGAGAGCGACCAGTACCTCGGCTACCGGCTGATCGACGGCCCCGCGCCGGAAATCCCTGCTGTGCAAGGCGATCACGTCGGCGTTCACCAGCAGAAGGACGGCCGGTACTACGTGGGCGTCGCGCCGGTCGTCGGCCGGGTCTCCGGCAGCTCGCTGGCGAAGGTCGCCGAGGTCGTCGCCGCGCACGGGTCGGACCGGATCCGGACCACCGCGCAGCAGAAGTTCATCGTGCTGGACGTCGAGGAGTCGAAGGTCGAGTCACTCGTGACCGCGCTGGCCGACCTCGGCTACCAGGCCCGGCCGTCGGCCTGGCGGCGCAACACGATGGCCTGCACCGGGATCGAGTTCTGCAAGCTGGCGATCGTCGAGACCAAGGCCCGGGCGGCCGAGCTGATCACCGAACTCGAGGAGCGGATCCCCGACCTCGACGTACCGATCACGGTCAACGTCAACGGCTGCCCGAACTCCTGCGCCCGGATCCAGGTCGCCGACATCGGCCTCAAGGGCCAGCTGGTACTGGATGCCGAGGGCAACCAGGTGCCGGGCTACCAGGTGCACCTCGGCGGCGGGCTCGGGCTGGACGCCGGCTTCGGGCGCAAGCTGCGCGGTCACAAGGTCACCTCGACCGGTCTCACCGACTACGTCGAACGCGTCACCCAGAACTACCTGAAAGAGCGGTCCGAGGGCGAGCGCTTCGCCCAGTGGGTCGTCCGGGCCGAGGAAGGAGCACTTCAGTGA
- a CDS encoding ArsR/SmtB family transcription factor, with protein MSPANRRTADASVIAAVHHPLRRRLIDLIAVEGPATASRLAEATGELVGNISHHLKVLAAAGVIVEAPELAKSRRERWWRTAHASYPQSSAATSGGPAADLVATSAEEAELVRHASKVRAWFEDRAEYDEAWLDAAFAIESWVTVTPERLDELSERLQTLIQEYVEAPGDGEGVERVFVFAHAVPAKP; from the coding sequence ATGAGCCCCGCGAACCGCCGTACGGCCGACGCTTCGGTGATCGCCGCCGTCCATCACCCGCTCCGCCGACGGCTGATCGATCTGATCGCCGTGGAGGGTCCAGCAACGGCGTCCCGGCTGGCCGAGGCGACGGGGGAACTGGTCGGAAACATCAGTCACCACCTGAAGGTTCTCGCTGCGGCAGGCGTGATCGTGGAGGCGCCCGAGTTGGCCAAGAGTCGTCGCGAGCGGTGGTGGCGTACTGCGCACGCGTCGTACCCGCAGTCGTCTGCTGCTACCTCCGGCGGCCCGGCCGCCGACCTGGTCGCGACCTCCGCCGAGGAGGCCGAGTTGGTCCGTCACGCCTCGAAAGTGCGCGCGTGGTTCGAGGATCGCGCGGAGTACGACGAGGCCTGGCTGGACGCTGCTTTCGCGATCGAGAGTTGGGTCACAGTGACACCTGAGCGGCTCGATGAGCTGTCTGAGCGCCTGCAGACCTTGATCCAGGAGTATGTCGAGGCTCCTGGTGATGGCGAGGGTGTGGAGCGGGTGTTCGTGTTCGCTCACGCGGTGCCGGCGAAGCCGTGA
- a CDS encoding glycoside hydrolase family 9 protein encodes MGTFRRVISFTLAAGLAVTPIAAAEAGTGSAAGTALIRVNQLGYTGAPGQSAYLMTSQAAPGTRFEVVDSRGRRVLSGRAGQDTGTWNDTYKHVYKLDLSALWRPGTYRVKVAGAPTSPAFEVGSDRRLLNGAKDKAVNFFTEQRDGADVVPGSLNRKPAHLTDRAASVYDWPVFAGPDTDQSVGELRKIGGPVDVEGGWYDAGDYLKFTHIAAYSDSLLWASARDGRWPDPTLVKEARHGLAWLDKMWDERTKTLYIQVGAGTGNVEGTFIGDHDIWRLPEADDLDNAPGHHLIKNRPVFRAAAPGQPISPNLAGRTAAAFALAAQVEARTSPARARRHLETAAAIFAQARTTDVKQLVTSLPFAFYPESNWRDDLELGAAELALAAQKLRDPRARGWLKTAEYWSGEYRKHEAGGDTLNLYDVSALAHADLIRAARADRRVPVNVKALEDDLRAQLEIGTKRAATDPFGAGAQYDNFDAVPHAFGLAATARLYRTVTGDRRYDGFGTGQLNWNFGANPWGVSFMVGVGEATERCPHHQIANIVGRPLTGGVVNGPNSADLFTDGLGDNLDNMKPCPADGVDTFEQFTGRGSRYVDDVRSWQASEPADDFAAIAVYALTR; translated from the coding sequence ATGGGGACGTTCCGCCGCGTCATCTCGTTCACCCTGGCCGCCGGATTGGCGGTGACTCCGATCGCTGCCGCCGAGGCCGGTACTGGGTCTGCCGCCGGTACGGCGCTGATCCGGGTGAACCAACTCGGCTACACCGGCGCGCCCGGCCAATCGGCGTACCTGATGACGTCGCAGGCAGCGCCCGGAACGCGGTTCGAGGTCGTCGACAGTCGTGGTCGCCGAGTGCTCAGCGGGCGCGCTGGGCAGGACACGGGGACCTGGAACGACACCTACAAGCACGTGTACAAGCTGGATCTGTCGGCGCTGTGGCGGCCGGGAACCTACCGCGTGAAGGTGGCCGGAGCGCCCACCTCACCGGCTTTCGAAGTCGGCTCGGACCGGCGGCTGCTCAACGGCGCCAAGGACAAGGCCGTCAACTTCTTCACCGAGCAGCGCGACGGCGCCGACGTCGTGCCCGGCTCCCTTAACCGCAAGCCGGCTCACCTGACCGACCGCGCCGCGTCGGTCTACGACTGGCCGGTCTTCGCCGGTCCCGACACCGATCAGAGCGTCGGAGAACTGCGCAAGATCGGCGGACCGGTGGACGTCGAGGGCGGCTGGTACGACGCGGGCGACTACCTCAAGTTCACGCATATCGCGGCGTACTCGGACTCGTTGCTCTGGGCATCGGCTCGCGACGGCCGGTGGCCGGATCCCACGCTGGTGAAGGAAGCCCGGCACGGTCTGGCATGGCTGGACAAGATGTGGGACGAGCGGACCAAGACGCTCTACATCCAGGTCGGCGCGGGCACCGGGAACGTCGAGGGCACCTTCATCGGCGACCACGACATCTGGCGGCTGCCCGAGGCGGACGACCTCGACAACGCCCCTGGTCATCACTTGATCAAGAACCGCCCGGTCTTCCGCGCGGCCGCACCGGGTCAGCCGATCAGCCCGAACCTCGCCGGCCGCACTGCCGCCGCCTTCGCGCTCGCCGCGCAGGTCGAAGCCCGTACTTCGCCCGCCCGGGCCCGGCGTCATCTGGAGACCGCGGCGGCCATCTTCGCCCAGGCCCGGACAACTGACGTGAAGCAACTGGTCACCTCGTTGCCGTTCGCGTTCTACCCGGAAAGCAACTGGCGCGACGACCTCGAGCTCGGCGCCGCGGAACTCGCGCTGGCGGCCCAGAAGCTGCGCGATCCCAGGGCGCGGGGCTGGTTGAAGACTGCGGAGTACTGGTCGGGCGAGTACCGCAAGCACGAAGCCGGCGGCGACACCCTCAACCTGTACGACGTGAGCGCTCTCGCACACGCGGACCTGATCCGCGCCGCCCGCGCCGACCGTCGCGTGCCGGTCAACGTGAAGGCGCTCGAGGACGATCTGCGGGCTCAGCTGGAAATCGGGACGAAGCGAGCCGCGACGGACCCCTTCGGCGCCGGGGCGCAGTACGACAACTTCGACGCCGTCCCGCACGCCTTCGGCTTGGCCGCGACCGCGCGCCTGTACCGCACCGTGACCGGCGATCGCCGCTACGACGGCTTCGGCACCGGCCAACTCAACTGGAACTTCGGCGCCAACCCGTGGGGCGTCTCCTTCATGGTCGGCGTCGGCGAAGCCACCGAGCGCTGCCCCCACCACCAGATCGCCAACATCGTCGGCCGCCCGCTCACCGGCGGCGTGGTGAACGGCCCCAACTCCGCGGACCTCTTCACCGACGGCCTGGGGGACAACCTGGACAACATGAAGCCGTGCCCTGCCGATGGGGTGGATACCTTCGAGCAGTTCACGGGGCGTGGGTCGCGGTACGTCGATGATGTGCGGTCATGGCAGGCGTCGGAGCCTGCGGATGACTTTGCTGCTATTGCTGTTTATGCGTTGACTCGCTGA